Proteins from a genomic interval of uncultured Flavobacterium sp.:
- a CDS encoding DeoR/GlpR family DNA-binding transcription regulator, with translation MNNDNEVVNYTKEERKNLILKEINLHTRVSFETLSAKLFVSEDTVRRDINELESESLLIKVKGGAMTKAYHHSSSNQTYAGESKQIIAQKTLGLLRDGMVLLIGGGTTIREFIRLIPDDMNLTIFTVTVLSAVELLDKPNVKIIMIGGSISSYSQMCVSGDVYNQLANIKVDLLILGTNALDIEGGFSDSDWETVQVKKAMIQASEKTAILTISEKLDTVLKMKIANLSEVDYVVTEVDPSDEKLQVYKKAVPSLVFI, from the coding sequence ATGAATAATGATAATGAAGTGGTTAATTACACTAAGGAAGAACGTAAAAATCTTATTTTAAAAGAGATTAACTTGCATACTCGTGTAAGTTTTGAAACGCTTTCGGCCAAATTATTTGTTTCAGAAGATACTGTAAGACGTGATATAAACGAACTTGAGTCAGAATCTTTATTGATTAAAGTAAAAGGCGGTGCGATGACAAAAGCCTATCACCATTCTTCATCAAATCAAACTTATGCGGGCGAATCAAAACAAATCATTGCACAAAAAACTTTAGGTTTACTTCGCGACGGAATGGTTTTGTTAATTGGCGGCGGAACTACAATTCGTGAGTTCATCCGATTGATTCCTGATGATATGAATCTGACCATTTTTACGGTTACCGTTTTATCAGCGGTTGAACTTTTGGACAAACCCAATGTTAAAATTATCATGATTGGCGGCAGCATTTCGTCGTACAGCCAAATGTGTGTGAGCGGTGATGTCTATAATCAATTGGCAAATATTAAAGTCGATTTATTAATATTAGGAACCAATGCCTTAGATATCGAAGGTGGCTTTTCAGACTCTGACTGGGAAACCGTTCAGGTAAAAAAAGCGATGATTCAGGCTTCTGAAAAAACAGCGATTCTTACGATTTCTGAAAAACTGGATACGGTTCTAAAAATGAAAATTGCCAACTTATCTGAGGTTGATTACGTTGTTACGGAAGTTGATCCAAGCGACGAAAAATTACAAGTGTATAAGAAGGCAGTTCCAAGTTTAGTCTTTATCTAA
- a CDS encoding succinate dehydrogenase/fumarate reductase iron-sulfur subunit, translating to MKLTLKIWRQKNAQDKGGIVDYPIDGIEPDMSFLEMLDVLNEQLINKGEEPVAFDHDCREGICGMCSLFINGEAHGPDRGVTTCQLHMRMFKDGDTIFIEPFRAKAFPVIKDLVVDRSSFDRIQHAGGFISVNTSGNTIDANTIPINKHDADKSFDAAACIGCGACVATCKNSSAMLFVAAKVSQYALLPQGKIEAVDRVLNMVHQMDHEGFGNCTNTGACEVECPKGISLENIARMNREYLSASLKG from the coding sequence ATGAAACTTACATTAAAAATATGGCGTCAAAAAAACGCCCAAGATAAAGGGGGAATCGTTGATTACCCAATCGACGGAATCGAACCAGATATGTCTTTCCTTGAAATGCTTGATGTTCTTAACGAACAATTAATTAACAAAGGAGAAGAGCCAGTAGCATTTGACCACGATTGTCGTGAGGGAATCTGCGGAATGTGTTCATTATTCATCAATGGAGAAGCACACGGACCAGACAGAGGAGTAACTACTTGTCAGTTGCACATGCGTATGTTTAAAGATGGCGACACGATTTTTATCGAGCCATTTAGAGCAAAAGCTTTTCCGGTAATTAAAGATTTAGTTGTTGACAGAAGTTCTTTTGACAGAATTCAACACGCAGGAGGATTTATCTCTGTAAATACTTCAGGAAATACAATTGATGCAAATACAATTCCGATTAACAAACATGATGCAGATAAATCATTTGATGCTGCTGCTTGTATTGGTTGTGGAGCTTGTGTTGCAACTTGTAAAAACTCATCTGCAATGTTATTCGTTGCTGCAAAAGTATCTCAATATGCTTTATTGCCTCAAGGTAAAATCGAAGCTGTTGATCGTGTTTTAAATATGGTACACCAAATGGATCACGAAGGTTTTGGTAACTGTACCAACACTGGAGCTTGTGAAGTAGAATGTCCAAAAGGAATTTCTCTTGAAAATATCGCACGTATGAACCGTGAGTATTTATCAGCAAGCTTAAAAGGATAA
- a CDS encoding family 20 glycosylhydrolase, which produces MQKSIFLLLIFCYSFGSAQTSSGNNSIIPAPNSYKATGDSIRLNGQIKVVFEKNKFSTKEQKTANIFESAINSNTSNKKSNVEVLFITKNPSSSLKKEAYKISITPKKIIVTGSEEGLFYGVQSLLQMLPNNPKNNEVKLPCVTIEDEPRYSYRGLHLDVCRHFFSVDVIKDFIAQMSYYKLNNFHWHLTDDQGWRIEIKKYPKLTEVGSKRAQTLVGNKFERFPYFFDGNPYGGFYTQEEIKDVVKFAEEHYVNIIPEIEMPGHATAAVTAYPNLACFPDRQYKVVEYWGVFEDIFCAGKEETFTFLEDVLTEVMTLFPSKYIHIGGDECPKARWKECPNCQKKIKDLGLKNEHELQSYLTTRIEKFLNANGRQILGWDEMLEGGLAPNAAVMSWRGESGGISAAKQKHYVIMNPEQFLYLDYNQGYSPQEPLTVGRLVTVDKIYNYNPTPVDSLTVEEQKYIMGVQSNLWSEYLTSPAKLNYQLYPRMFALAEIAWTEPLNKNYNNFILDRMPHHLEKLETQKRLYKVPTPFGSNETALIASKYVLDLKPTVKNGKIFYTIDGYNPDETAELYEKPVTINIPKGEFRTIKTVQISPSGRRSSINKILVRNPDLKSALAIKPTKQGLKYEYYTGTLFQQVQDLELVKPVNSGIFEGKISSEKWKTKKERYIGLKFDGYIYIPETANYTISTLSDDGSKLFIDNELVVNNDGIHWLNEAYGAVKLEKGFHKINISYFDQIGGTTLTCFIQQEGKEKQEINASQLYYE; this is translated from the coding sequence ATGCAAAAAAGTATATTCCTCCTTTTGATATTTTGTTATTCTTTTGGAAGTGCCCAAACTTCTTCCGGCAATAATTCGATAATTCCTGCGCCAAATTCATACAAAGCGACTGGAGACAGCATTCGCCTAAACGGACAAATTAAAGTTGTTTTTGAGAAGAATAAATTCAGCACTAAAGAACAAAAAACAGCCAATATTTTTGAGTCTGCCATAAACTCAAATACATCAAATAAAAAAAGCAATGTCGAAGTTTTATTTATTACTAAAAACCCATCGTCTTCGTTAAAAAAAGAAGCTTATAAAATCAGTATTACTCCAAAAAAAATAATTGTAACCGGAAGTGAAGAAGGATTATTTTATGGCGTTCAAAGTTTATTGCAGATGCTTCCTAACAATCCAAAAAATAACGAAGTAAAACTACCTTGCGTAACTATCGAAGATGAGCCCAGATACAGCTACCGCGGGCTTCACTTAGATGTTTGCCGTCATTTTTTCTCTGTCGATGTTATAAAAGATTTTATCGCACAAATGTCGTATTATAAATTAAATAATTTCCACTGGCATTTAACAGACGATCAAGGCTGGAGAATTGAGATAAAAAAGTATCCAAAATTGACCGAAGTAGGTTCTAAAAGAGCACAGACTTTAGTAGGAAATAAGTTTGAAAGATTCCCCTATTTTTTTGACGGAAATCCATACGGAGGATTTTACACTCAGGAAGAAATCAAAGACGTTGTAAAATTTGCCGAAGAACATTATGTAAATATTATTCCCGAAATCGAAATGCCCGGTCATGCAACCGCAGCAGTTACAGCTTATCCTAATTTAGCATGTTTTCCTGACAGGCAATATAAAGTTGTAGAATACTGGGGTGTTTTTGAAGATATTTTCTGTGCAGGAAAAGAAGAAACTTTTACTTTTTTAGAAGATGTTTTAACCGAAGTTATGACTCTGTTTCCAAGTAAATATATTCATATTGGAGGAGACGAGTGCCCAAAAGCAAGATGGAAAGAATGCCCGAATTGCCAAAAGAAAATCAAAGATTTAGGTTTGAAAAACGAACATGAATTGCAAAGCTACCTTACAACCCGAATTGAGAAATTCCTGAATGCAAACGGAAGACAAATCCTAGGTTGGGACGAAATGCTGGAAGGCGGTCTTGCACCAAATGCCGCAGTGATGTCATGGCGCGGAGAATCTGGCGGAATAAGTGCTGCAAAACAAAAGCATTATGTTATAATGAATCCGGAACAATTTCTGTACTTAGATTACAATCAAGGATATTCACCGCAAGAACCTTTAACCGTTGGAAGATTAGTTACAGTTGATAAAATATACAATTACAATCCAACTCCTGTTGACAGTTTAACAGTTGAGGAACAAAAGTATATTATGGGCGTACAATCGAATCTTTGGTCTGAATATTTGACAAGTCCCGCCAAATTAAATTACCAACTTTATCCCAGAATGTTTGCTTTAGCAGAAATTGCCTGGACTGAACCTCTTAATAAAAACTACAACAATTTTATCCTGGATAGAATGCCTCATCATTTAGAAAAACTAGAAACGCAGAAAAGATTGTATAAAGTTCCAACTCCTTTTGGTTCAAATGAAACCGCATTAATCGCATCAAAATATGTTTTAGATTTAAAACCAACTGTTAAAAATGGCAAAATTTTCTATACGATTGATGGCTATAATCCAGATGAAACCGCTGAACTATATGAGAAACCTGTAACCATCAATATTCCGAAAGGAGAATTTAGAACCATAAAAACCGTTCAGATTAGCCCAAGTGGAAGAAGAAGTTCTATCAATAAAATATTGGTTAGAAATCCGGATTTAAAATCGGCTTTAGCCATAAAACCAACAAAGCAAGGTTTAAAATATGAATATTATACCGGAACTTTATTTCAGCAAGTACAAGATTTAGAATTAGTAAAACCCGTTAATTCAGGAATTTTTGAAGGCAAAATCAGCAGTGAAAAATGGAAAACGAAAAAAGAGCGTTATATCGGCTTAAAATTCGACGGATACATCTATATACCAGAAACTGCAAACTACACGATTTCGACACTTTCAGATGACGGATCAAAGCTTTTTATAGATAACGAACTAGTTGTAAACAATGATGGCATTCATTGGCTCAACGAAGCGTATGGAGCCGTAAAACTCGAAAAAGGATTTCACAAAATCAATATCAGTTATTTTGATCAGATTGGCGGAACAACTTTAACCTGTTTCATTCAACAGGAAGGAAAAGAAAAACAAGAAATAAATGCTTCGCAATTGTATTATGAATAG
- a CDS encoding membrane dipeptidase produces MFIIDAHLDLSMNAMEWNRDLRNDVATLRHLEKGMTDKPDRERATVSFPDLRKGNIGIVVATQIARFVKPDSIIPGWNSPEQAWAQTQGQVAWYKAMEEAGEITAITDKKSLLKQIDLWNDGTPNDKKPIGYILSLEGADSIIDISYLEKAYNYGLRAIGPAHYGPGRYANGTDATGKMNQNGLDLLKEMERLNIILDATHLCDDAFWQALDHYHGPVWASHNNCRSLVNHNRQYSDEMIQALISRGAVIGGALDAWMLVPNWERGVSTPKGTNCNLETVFKHMDHICQLAGNANHIGVGSDLDGAFGTEQSPYDLNTIADLQKLVLIFKNNGYSDEDLNKIFHQNWINFLMKNWD; encoded by the coding sequence ATGTTTATAATAGACGCCCATTTAGACCTGAGCATGAATGCGATGGAATGGAATAGAGATTTAAGAAATGATGTTGCTACTTTGCGTCATCTCGAAAAAGGAATGACAGACAAACCAGATCGTGAGCGCGCAACAGTTTCGTTTCCTGATTTGCGAAAAGGAAATATTGGAATCGTTGTGGCAACTCAAATCGCACGTTTTGTAAAACCAGACAGCATTATTCCGGGTTGGAATTCTCCTGAACAAGCCTGGGCACAAACGCAAGGACAAGTTGCCTGGTATAAAGCGATGGAAGAAGCCGGCGAAATAACAGCCATTACAGATAAAAAATCATTGCTAAAACAAATTGATTTATGGAATGACGGAACTCCAAACGATAAAAAACCAATTGGTTATATTTTGAGTTTGGAAGGTGCTGATTCTATTATTGATATTTCGTATTTAGAAAAAGCATACAATTACGGATTACGAGCCATTGGTCCTGCACACTACGGACCTGGACGTTATGCAAACGGAACTGATGCAACCGGAAAAATGAATCAAAACGGTCTTGATTTATTAAAAGAAATGGAGCGTTTAAACATTATTCTGGATGCAACACATTTATGCGATGATGCTTTCTGGCAGGCATTAGATCATTATCACGGACCTGTTTGGGCAAGTCACAACAATTGCAGAAGCTTAGTTAACCATAATCGTCAATATAGTGACGAAATGATTCAGGCTTTAATTTCGAGAGGAGCCGTTATTGGCGGAGCTTTAGATGCGTGGATGTTAGTCCCAAATTGGGAAAGAGGCGTTTCGACTCCAAAAGGCACAAACTGTAATCTTGAAACCGTTTTTAAACACATGGATCACATTTGTCAATTGGCAGGAAATGCGAATCATATTGGTGTAGGTTCTGATCTTGACGGTGCTTTTGGCACAGAGCAATCTCCATATGATTTAAACACCATAGCCGATTTACAAAAATTGGTTTTGATCTTTAAAAACAACGGATATTCTGATGAAGATTTAAATAAAATCTTTCACCAAAACTGGATTAATTTTTTAATGAAGAATTGGGATTAG